From the genome of Staphylococcus haemolyticus, one region includes:
- a CDS encoding YfhO family protein gives MIKKIWSKPLWTFGFIFIIANIVTLTIYYPFIRDYIKDGVVFSGSGDGFRQMMPFQLYLYEHFTQLKGFYDHSFGLGGDYVKGLAYYYSLSPIMWVNFIIVWIGEHIFHWQPQNIRFWPTNQLIVAYVRTIITFICAFYYFRYLKLSSTPLLIATILYGASTVVLYYNFTWSFYGDLLIILPLSLWGMERFFQRRKIGLFIFAVAITLFSNFYFTYYQAIVLGIYFILRVVFQYRHDIVSRWQKCYLLIIGAMFALLSSILGFYTGVSSFLNNDRQQNSDFNISLFTDLTKNNYYIFSNGFYVTISLIALVALLTPKLYKHYYYKIFAIITWFLLIGSLSQYFDSAFNGFSLPQRRWVYFLVLSTSGLIALYIHHLSELTMKQFLFAAVSVFIAGLCRYIIADNFVDWMVIALIIIVVLGIFIYRKSLLKQPIIMLSLIVLFFGQQIIMTHDSRQRTIDPYSTTINTLSDPSYYNDTIAKKINSIKEHHDDPFHRIDYMSAYALNSPFLYHYNGISLYSSIFDGGILKYYDKLMQINMPVDKNSTYRFLGNRANLTALWNVQDRLRHPEDQNMTYGFEKKDTILNGKHTLIHSKNMIDYPSAHVTNHIYNSDDLKSPLDREQAMLKGIVLNDNSEKANTSFKPNKNLLTESKMSTKDATWKNQNHLKVHKDNGGVTLKLPESVANQYKDMYVEMDVELLSPDKAHSVSVNEYSQNRNELSYKYRRLVTPVTMRVKASDKLNIHLSKGNYRLSVKGIYGEDYSTLKKASKELTPVKVKDMRNGYVVKKPKNATGYVILPTVYAKGMHAQVDGKEVPVHQANGIMTAIPVNKGDKVIKLTYTPPHFYLLAIMSFIGVIGSILFSLWVKKKH, from the coding sequence TTGATTAAAAAAATATGGTCTAAACCCTTATGGACGTTTGGTTTCATTTTCATCATAGCTAATATCGTAACACTAACCATTTATTATCCATTTATCCGGGATTACATAAAAGATGGCGTGGTATTTAGTGGCTCTGGTGATGGTTTTAGACAAATGATGCCGTTCCAATTATATTTATATGAACACTTCACACAATTAAAAGGATTTTACGATCATTCATTTGGACTAGGCGGAGATTATGTTAAAGGGTTAGCCTATTATTATTCCCTTTCACCAATCATGTGGGTCAATTTTATTATTGTATGGATCGGTGAACATATATTCCATTGGCAACCGCAAAACATTCGCTTTTGGCCAACAAATCAATTAATTGTTGCTTATGTACGAACAATAATTACTTTTATTTGTGCATTTTATTATTTTAGATATTTAAAGTTAAGTTCTACACCTCTGTTGATAGCAACAATTTTATATGGGGCATCAACAGTAGTGTTATATTACAATTTTACTTGGTCATTTTATGGAGATTTGTTAATTATATTGCCATTATCATTATGGGGAATGGAACGTTTCTTTCAACGAAGAAAGATAGGTTTGTTCATCTTTGCGGTGGCAATCACACTATTTTCAAATTTTTACTTTACTTATTATCAAGCCATTGTGTTAGGTATTTATTTTATATTACGTGTCGTATTCCAATATCGCCATGATATCGTATCTCGTTGGCAAAAATGTTATTTACTAATTATAGGGGCTATGTTTGCGCTCCTATCAAGCATATTAGGTTTTTACACTGGTGTATCATCTTTCCTAAATAATGATCGCCAACAAAATTCTGATTTCAACATCTCTCTATTTACTGATTTAACTAAAAATAATTATTATATATTTTCAAATGGCTTTTATGTAACAATATCACTTATTGCATTGGTGGCTTTATTAACGCCAAAGTTATATAAACACTATTACTATAAAATTTTTGCTATTATAACGTGGTTCTTACTTATTGGTTCATTATCACAGTACTTTGATAGTGCTTTTAATGGATTCTCATTACCACAACGACGTTGGGTTTATTTCTTAGTGTTATCTACAAGTGGACTGATTGCTTTATATATTCATCACTTATCAGAGTTGACTATGAAACAGTTTCTATTTGCAGCTGTGTCCGTATTTATTGCTGGTTTGTGTAGGTATATCATAGCTGACAACTTTGTAGATTGGATGGTAATTGCTTTAATTATCATCGTTGTGCTAGGAATATTTATCTATCGCAAATCTTTACTAAAACAACCAATTATTATGTTATCGTTGATTGTGCTATTTTTCGGTCAACAAATTATAATGACACATGATTCAAGACAAAGAACGATAGACCCATATTCAACGACAATCAATACATTGAGCGATCCTTCATACTATAATGATACTATTGCTAAAAAAATTAATTCTATCAAAGAACATCATGATGATCCATTTCATCGTATTGATTATATGTCGGCATATGCATTAAATTCTCCTTTTCTTTATCACTACAATGGTATTTCGCTATACTCAAGCATTTTTGATGGAGGAATTTTGAAATATTATGATAAATTAATGCAAATTAATATGCCCGTTGATAAAAATAGTACGTATCGCTTTTTAGGAAATCGTGCAAACTTAACTGCTTTATGGAATGTTCAAGATCGACTACGTCATCCTGAAGATCAAAATATGACTTACGGTTTTGAAAAGAAAGATACGATATTAAATGGTAAACATACGCTTATCCATTCTAAAAACATGATTGACTATCCATCAGCTCATGTAACTAATCATATATATAATAGTGATGATTTAAAATCACCTTTAGATCGTGAACAAGCTATGTTAAAAGGGATCGTATTAAACGACAATTCAGAAAAAGCTAATACTTCATTTAAACCTAATAAAAATCTTTTAACCGAGTCAAAAATGTCTACAAAAGATGCGACTTGGAAAAATCAAAATCATCTTAAAGTACACAAGGATAATGGTGGAGTTACATTAAAATTACCTGAATCTGTCGCGAATCAATATAAAGATATGTACGTAGAAATGGATGTTGAACTACTTTCTCCTGACAAAGCGCATTCTGTAAGTGTTAATGAATATTCGCAAAATCGAAATGAACTGAGCTACAAATATCGTCGTTTAGTTACACCAGTTACAATGCGTGTTAAAGCATCTGATAAGCTAAATATTCATCTATCTAAAGGGAATTATCGTTTATCTGTGAAAGGTATTTATGGCGAGGACTACAGCACACTTAAAAAAGCTTCAAAAGAATTAACACCTGTGAAAGTTAAAGATATGAGAAATGGTTATGTCGTCAAGAAACCTAAGAACGCAACAGGATATGTCATTTTACCAACTGTATATGCAAAAGGTATGCATGCGCAAGTCGATGGGAAAGAAGTACCTGTTCACCAAGCTAATGGTATCATGACAGCAATACCAGTTAATAAAGGAGATAAAGTGATTAAACTCACATACACCCCTCCTCATTTCTATCTACTTGCAATTATGAGTTTCATTGGTGTCATCGGTAGTATATTATTTAGTTTATGGGTTAAGAAAAAACACTAA
- the rplS gene encoding 50S ribosomal protein L19, translated as MSNHKLIEAVTKSQLRTDLPAFRTGDTLRVHVRIVEGSRERIQVFEGVVIKRRGGGISETFTVRKISSGVGVERTFPLHTPKIEKIELKRRGKVRRAKLYYLRSLRGKAARIQEIR; from the coding sequence ATGAGTAATCATAAGTTAATCGAAGCAGTTACAAAATCACAATTACGCACAGACTTACCAGCATTCCGTACAGGTGATACTTTACGTGTACACGTACGTATCGTAGAGGGTTCACGTGAACGTATCCAAGTATTCGAAGGTGTTGTAATCAAACGTCGTGGTGGAGGAATTTCTGAAACTTTCACAGTTCGTAAAATTTCTTCAGGTGTAGGTGTGGAACGTACATTCCCATTACACACTCCAAAAATCGAAAAAATCGAACTTAAACGTCGTGGTAAAGTACGTCGTGCTAAATTATACTACTTACGTAGTTTACGTGGTAAAGCTGCTAGAATCCAAGAAATTCGTTAA
- the trmD gene encoding tRNA (guanosine(37)-N1)-methyltransferase TrmD codes for MKIDYLTLFPEMFDGVLNHSILKRAQDKEIISVNTVNFRDYAINKHNQVDDYPFGGGQGMVLKPEPVFNAMKDLQRTDQTRVILMCPQGRPFSQEIAQELSEAEHIVFICGHYEGYDERIRTHLVTDEISMGDYVLTGGELPAMTMTDAIVRLIPGVLGNQQSHQDDSFSDGLLEFPQYTRPREFEGMTVPDVLLSGNHANIEQWRHEQKLIRTYHKRPDLLDRYPLTEDDEKFLESYKKQLKNN; via the coding sequence ATGAAAATTGATTATTTAACTTTATTTCCTGAGATGTTTGATGGCGTGCTCAATCACTCCATTTTAAAAAGGGCACAGGATAAAGAAATCATTAGTGTGAATACAGTAAATTTTAGAGATTATGCCATTAATAAACATAATCAAGTGGATGATTACCCATTTGGTGGTGGACAGGGTATGGTCCTAAAACCTGAACCGGTCTTCAATGCTATGAAAGATTTACAACGAACTGATCAAACGCGTGTCATTTTAATGTGTCCTCAAGGTAGACCTTTTTCACAAGAAATTGCACAAGAATTAAGCGAAGCTGAGCATATCGTATTTATTTGTGGACATTATGAAGGTTATGATGAACGTATAAGAACGCACCTAGTGACGGATGAAATTTCAATGGGGGATTATGTATTAACTGGAGGAGAATTGCCAGCGATGACGATGACAGATGCGATTGTGCGATTAATACCAGGTGTATTAGGAAATCAACAATCACATCAAGATGATTCGTTCTCAGATGGTCTATTAGAATTCCCTCAATATACACGTCCAAGAGAATTTGAAGGTATGACCGTTCCAGATGTATTATTATCAGGTAATCATGCAAATATTGAACAATGGCGACATGAACAAAAATTAATCCGTACTTATCATAAGCGACCGGACTTACTTGATCGATATCCTTTAACGGAAGACGATGAAAAATTTTTAGAAAGCTATAAAAAGCAATTGAAAAACAATTAG
- the rimM gene encoding ribosome maturation factor RimM (Essential for efficient processing of 16S rRNA) has product MQVEVGQIVNTHGIKGEVKVKSNSDFTDTRFQPGEVLTVNHQNHEEQLTVLSYRVHKGFHMLKFEGINNINDVEQYKGDYLYQERDHEDIELAENEYYYSDIIGSTVFDDDNQPIGRVINIFETGANDVWVVKGEKEYLIPYIADVVKDIDIENKTIHITPMEGLLD; this is encoded by the coding sequence ATGCAAGTTGAAGTTGGTCAAATCGTAAATACACATGGAATTAAAGGTGAAGTTAAAGTGAAATCTAATTCCGATTTTACGGATACCCGTTTCCAACCAGGTGAAGTATTGACGGTAAATCATCAAAATCATGAAGAACAATTGACGGTCTTATCTTACCGTGTTCATAAAGGATTCCATATGTTGAAATTTGAGGGAATAAATAACATTAATGACGTCGAACAATATAAAGGTGACTATTTGTACCAAGAACGTGATCATGAAGATATTGAATTAGCTGAAAATGAATATTACTACTCTGACATCATTGGAAGTACTGTATTTGATGATGACAATCAACCTATCGGCAGAGTTATCAATATTTTTGAAACAGGTGCAAATGATGTTTGGGTTGTTAAAGGAGAAAAGGAATATCTCATTCCTTATATAGCTGATGTAGTTAAAGATATTGATATTGAAAATAAAACGATTCATATAACACCTATGGAAGGGTTGTTAGATTAA
- the rpsP gene encoding 30S ribosomal protein S16, which yields MAVKIRLTRLGSKRNPFYRIVVADARSPRDGRIIEQIGTYNPASVNAPEVKIDEELALKWLKDGAKPTDTVHNILSKQGILKTFDEQKHAK from the coding sequence ATGGCAGTTAAAATTCGTTTAACTCGTTTAGGTTCAAAAAGAAATCCATTCTATCGTATCGTAGTAGCAGACGCACGTTCACCACGTGATGGTCGTATTATCGAACAAATCGGTACTTACAACCCAGCTAGTGTTAATGCTCCAGAAGTTAAAATTGATGAAGAATTAGCATTAAAATGGTTAAAAGACGGTGCTAAACCAACTGATACAGTTCATAATATCTTATCTAAACAAGGTATTTTAAAAACTTTTGATGAACAAAAACACGCTAAATAA
- the ffh gene encoding signal recognition particle protein: MAFEGLSDRLQATMQRMRGKGKVTEADIKAMMREVRLALLEADVNFKVVKEFVKTVSDRALGSDVMQSLTPGQQVIKIVQDELTQLMGGENSTIKMANKPPTVVMMVGLQGAGKTTTAGKLALLMRKKYNKKPMLVAADIYRPAAINQLQTVGKQLDVPVYSEGDQVKPQQIVENALKHAKEEHLDFVIIDTAGRLHIDEALMNELQEVKEISKPNEIMLVVDAMTGQDAVNVAQSFDDQLDVTGVTLTKLDGDTRGGAALSIRSVTQKPIKFVGMSEKMDGLELFHPERMASRILGMGDVLSLIEKAQQDVDQEKAKDLEQKMRNSTFTLDDFLEQLDQVKNLGPLDDIMKMIPGMNKMKGMDKLNMDEKQIDHIKAIIQSMTPSERENPAVLNVSRKKRIAKGSGRSLQEVNRLMKQFNDMKKMMKQFSGAGRKGKKGKRSQMENMLKGMNLPF, from the coding sequence ATGGCATTTGAAGGATTATCCGATCGTTTGCAAGCTACGATGCAGAGAATGCGTGGTAAAGGTAAAGTTACTGAAGCGGATATTAAAGCAATGATGCGTGAAGTACGATTAGCATTATTAGAAGCCGATGTAAACTTTAAAGTAGTTAAAGAATTTGTTAAGACAGTGTCAGATCGTGCCTTAGGATCAGATGTAATGCAATCATTAACACCTGGTCAACAAGTCATTAAAATTGTACAAGATGAATTAACTCAATTAATGGGTGGCGAAAACTCAACGATTAAAATGGCAAACAAGCCACCAACTGTTGTGATGATGGTTGGTTTACAAGGTGCAGGTAAAACAACAACAGCCGGTAAACTAGCATTATTAATGCGTAAAAAATATAATAAAAAGCCAATGTTAGTTGCAGCGGATATTTATCGACCAGCCGCAATTAATCAATTACAAACGGTAGGTAAACAACTTGACGTTCCTGTTTATAGTGAAGGGGACCAAGTTAAACCGCAACAAATCGTTGAAAATGCATTAAAACATGCCAAAGAAGAACATTTAGATTTTGTAATCATTGATACAGCAGGTCGTTTGCATATTGATGAAGCGTTAATGAATGAACTTCAAGAAGTTAAAGAAATTTCTAAACCTAATGAAATCATGTTAGTTGTAGATGCTATGACTGGGCAAGACGCAGTTAACGTTGCGCAATCATTTGATGACCAATTAGACGTTACTGGTGTTACGTTGACTAAATTAGATGGGGACACTCGTGGTGGTGCTGCTTTATCTATTCGTTCAGTAACTCAAAAACCAATTAAATTTGTTGGTATGAGTGAGAAAATGGATGGACTGGAATTATTCCATCCTGAACGTATGGCATCTCGTATATTAGGCATGGGTGATGTTCTTAGTCTTATCGAAAAAGCTCAGCAAGACGTCGACCAAGAAAAAGCTAAAGATTTAGAACAAAAAATGCGTAATTCTACGTTCACATTGGACGATTTCCTTGAACAATTGGACCAAGTTAAAAATCTTGGCCCACTTGATGACATCATGAAAATGATTCCAGGAATGAATAAGATGAAAGGCATGGATAAGTTAAATATGGATGAAAAGCAAATTGACCATATTAAAGCGATAATCCAGTCTATGACACCAAGTGAAAGAGAAAACCCAGCAGTTCTGAATGTTTCTAGAAAAAAACGTATCGCTAAAGGTTCTGGTCGTTCACTACAAGAAGTGAATCGCTTGATGAAACAATTTAATGATATGAAGAAAATGATGAAGCAATTCAGTGGCGCTGGACGTAAAGGTAAAAAAGGTAAACGTAGTCAAATGGAAAATATGTTAAAAGGTATGAACTTACCATTTTAA
- a CDS encoding putative DNA-binding protein yields MGKNDLVKTLRMNYLFDFYQTLLTEKQRNYLELFYLRDYSLSEIAETFDVSRQAVYDNIRRTGDLVEDYEAKLNLYEKFEQRRKIYDDMKQTLNDSKKLEQYINQLEELE; encoded by the coding sequence ATGGGGAAAAATGATTTAGTTAAAACTTTGCGAATGAATTATTTGTTTGATTTTTATCAAACATTATTAACTGAAAAACAAAGAAATTATTTGGAACTGTTTTATTTGAGAGACTATTCACTAAGTGAAATTGCAGAGACATTTGATGTGAGTAGACAAGCAGTTTATGATAATATAAGAAGAACTGGCGATTTAGTAGAAGATTATGAAGCTAAATTGAATTTGTATGAAAAATTTGAACAACGTCGTAAAATTTATGACGATATGAAACAAACATTAAATGATTCTAAGAAGTTAGAACAATACATTAATCAATTAGAAGAATTAGAATAA
- the ftsY gene encoding signal recognition particle-docking protein FtsY: MSFFKRLKDKFSTKSTEDIEQELSEEEGNQSSTIHDDNDEAQIEPKKKPRKLSEADFDDDGLISIEDFEEIEAQKMGAKFKAGLEKSRQNFQEQLNNLIARYRTVDEDFFEALEEMLITADVGFNTVMQLTEELRTEAQRRNIQETEDLREVIVEKIVEIYHQEDDQSEAMNLEDGRLNVILMVGVNGVGKTTTIGKLAHRYKMEGKKVMLVAGDTFRAGAIDQLQVWGDRVGVEVIRQSEGSDPAAVVYDAINAAKNKGVDILICDTAGRLQNKSNLMQELDKMKRVISRAVPDAPHEALLCLDATTGQNALSQARSFKEVTNVSGIVLTKLDGTAKGGIVLAIRNELHIPVKYVGLGEKLDDLQPFNPESYVYGLFADMIEQNEDIPDEVAELDFNNEDNPNGEK, translated from the coding sequence ATGAGTTTCTTTAAACGATTAAAAGACAAATTTTCAACGAAATCTACTGAAGATATAGAACAAGAATTATCAGAAGAAGAAGGCAATCAGAGTAGCACAATTCATGATGACAATGATGAAGCACAGATAGAACCGAAGAAAAAACCGCGTAAATTAAGTGAAGCGGATTTTGATGACGATGGATTAATTTCAATTGAAGATTTTGAAGAAATTGAAGCACAAAAAATGGGGGCTAAATTTAAAGCAGGTCTTGAAAAATCACGTCAGAACTTCCAAGAACAACTTAATAATTTGATCGCACGTTATAGAACAGTAGATGAAGATTTCTTCGAAGCACTTGAAGAAATGTTAATCACTGCAGATGTTGGTTTCAACACAGTAATGCAATTAACAGAAGAATTACGTACTGAAGCACAACGTCGAAATATACAAGAAACTGAAGATTTACGTGAAGTTATTGTTGAAAAGATTGTTGAAATCTATCATCAAGAAGATGACCAATCAGAAGCAATGAATCTTGAAGACGGCCGTTTGAATGTCATTTTAATGGTTGGCGTAAATGGTGTTGGTAAAACAACTACAATCGGTAAATTAGCACACAGATATAAAATGGAAGGAAAAAAAGTAATGCTTGTCGCTGGAGATACATTTAGAGCTGGTGCAATTGATCAACTACAAGTTTGGGGTGACCGTGTAGGTGTTGAAGTAATTCGTCAAAGTGAAGGTTCAGATCCTGCTGCAGTTGTATATGATGCAATTAATGCCGCTAAAAATAAAGGTGTCGATATATTAATTTGTGATACTGCAGGACGTTTACAAAACAAATCTAATTTAATGCAAGAATTGGATAAAATGAAACGTGTCATTAGCCGAGCTGTGCCAGATGCGCCACATGAAGCTTTATTATGCTTAGATGCAACAACAGGTCAAAACGCATTATCTCAAGCACGTTCATTTAAAGAAGTTACAAACGTATCAGGTATAGTATTAACTAAATTAGATGGTACTGCTAAAGGTGGTATTGTACTTGCGATTAGAAATGAACTTCACATACCTGTGAAATATGTAGGATTAGGTGAGAAACTTGATGACTTACAACCATTTAACCCAGAAAGTTATGTATATGGCTTATTTGCAGATATGATTGAACAAAATGAAGATATTCCAGATGAAGTTGCTGAATTAGATTTTAATAATGAGGATAATCCAAATGGGGAAAAATGA